CTTGCAGGTTCACGACAAGCTCCCGACGTTCGCCGGCCGCTCGGCATTTGGCACCTGGCTTCACCGACTCGCGGTCAACCGCTGCCTCGATCATTTGAGAAGTCGCGGAGCCAAGGAGCAGTCACGCACCGACCCGCTTCCGCAAATGCTCTCGAGCGGCAGGAGCCCCGAGGGAACTCGTGGTCTCGAGCTCGAGCGCGCCATCGG
The DNA window shown above is from Vicinamibacteria bacterium and carries:
- a CDS encoding RNA polymerase sigma factor; protein product: MTPNRERGRAEDDDLVEGILGGDDAAFERLYRKHCGAVFGLALRMLRNREDAEDLLQEIFLQVHDKLPTFAGRSAFGTWLHRLAVNRCLDHLRSRGAKEQSRTDPLPQMLSSGRSPEGTRGLELERAIG